A stretch of Toxoplasma gondii ME49 chromosome V, whole genome shotgun sequence DNA encodes these proteins:
- a CDS encoding kelch repeat protein, putative (encoded by transcript TGME49_286240), producing the protein MSGPEEDVSGEAASFGRCNSSSGSSSSADAASASLPVAEDPCSFASPPFFSSLSSSSALMSSALSASLPPASGAASLEGFGTGGSVPASPSPHFWSRPNPSGTSPGPRAAHSCDVIGTKMFIFGGWNGKFALNDLFILDVQSLRWTRVEQDGCSPPEARNNHTTAAVGDRIFVHGGHDGTQWLADLHVLDTTPAHMGRHRGLSWSSPPVSGRRPSARACHSFTRVNEKLYMFGGYDGANCFQDIDILDLDTMAWIQPAVTGEKPQARNAHTMTVVDRKLVLFGGHSGNTHLTDLHVFDTATLTWTKPEISGSPPPGLRGHTANLIGHKIFLFGGYDGKRRTNEIYILDTKARAWVVVSNAACSAVCDNAPPSGRQRHSAALVSNRKLFVFGGFDGNKWLNDLHVLDASRFEEDALNDSAVRQLVENLRSLVNCPDFADVVLVVEGREIHAHKNILAANCAYFKQMFLGSMLESKQSKVVIPGWSYDAYIAMIEFLYTGKLNETRTDVVCEVMGLADHYTLFTLKSYSENVLTALVDTDTVCSLLKSAETYQARNLKRFCLDFVFRHADQIMNTPAFDELEAIPSLVMEIAKMSLVKSRKGGGGSGAGSDSGGVDNEQKRETSSSR; encoded by the exons ATGTCGGGACCTGAAGAGGACGTCTCCGGCGAGGCAGCGTCCTTCGGCCGTTGCAACAGCAGCAGCgggagcagcagcagcgcagatgcggcttctgcttcgctcccGGTCGCAGAAGATCCGTgttccttcgcttcgccgccgtttttctcctcgctctcgtcgtcctctgccCTCAtgtcgtctgctctctctgcctctttgcCGCCTGCGTCCGGCGCTGCGTCTCTGGAAGGATTCGGAACCGGGGGGTCGGTGCcggcttcgccttcgccacATTTTTGGTCGCGGCCGAATCCGTCAGGGACGTCCCCGGGGCCTCGCGCTGCGCACTCGTGCGACGTGATTGGAACGAAGATGTTCATCTTTGGAGGCTGGAACGGGAAGTTCGCGCTCAACGACTTGTTCATCCTCGACGTCCAGTCGCTGCGCTGGACGCGCGTGGAGCAAGACGGCTGCTCGCCGCCCGAGGCGAGAAACAACCACACTACGGCGGCAGTGGGCGACCGGATTTTTGTGCACGGCGGTCACGACGGAACTCAGTGGCTGGCCGACCTGCATGTTCTGGACACGACGCCGGCACACATgggcagacacagaggcctCTCATGGTCTTCGCCACCCGTCAGTGGCCGGCGACCGAGTGCGCGCGCCTGCCACTCCTTCACGCGCGTCAACGAGAAACTTTACATGTTTGGGGGCTACGACGGCGCGAACTGTTTCCAGGACATCGACATCCTCGACCTGGACACGATGGCGTGGATCCAACCTGCGGTGACCGGAGAAAAGCCGCAGGCGAGGAACGCCCACACCATGACGGTTGTCGACCGGAAACTCGTCCTCTTTGGGGGCCACAGCGGAAACACACACTTAACGGACCTGCACGTCTTCGACACCGCCACGCTCACGTGGACCAAG CCAGAAATCAGCGGGTCGCCTCCGCCGGGATTGCGCGGGCACACTGCGAACCTGATAGGTCACAAGATCTTCTTGTTCGGCGGCTACGACGGAAAACGTCGAACGAACGAGATCTACATTTTAGACACGAAGGCGAGGGCATGGGTCGTGGTGTCGAACGCGGCCTGCTCAGCAGTCTGCGACAACGCGCCGCCCTCGGGCCGACAGAGGCACAGCGCGGCTTTGGTGAGCAACCGGAAGTTGTTCGTCTTCGGGGGGTTTGATGGAAACAAGTGGCTGAACGACCTGCATGTTCTGGACGCGAGTCGcttcgaggaagacgcgctAAACGACTCGGCGGTCCGCCAGCTCGTGGAGAACCTCCGTTCGCTGGTGAACTGTCCAGACTTCGCAGacgtcgtcctcgtcgtcgagGGCCGAGAGATCCACGCCCACAAAAACATCCTCGCGGCCAACTGCGCGTACTTCAAGCAAATGTTCCTAGGCAGCATGCTCGAGAGCAAACAGAGCAAAGTCGTCATCCCGGGCTGGTCCTACGACGCGTACATCGCCATGATCGAGTTCCTGTACACTGGAAAACTCAACGAAACACGTACAGACGTCGTATGCGAG GTGATGGGCCTCGCAGACCACTACACGCTGTTTACGCTCAAGTCGTACAGCGAGAATGTGCTGACTGCGCTGGTGGACACCGACACTGTCTGTTCGTTGCTGAAGAGCGCGGAGACGTACCAGGCGCGGAACTTGAAGCGTTTCTGTTTGGACTTTGT
- a CDS encoding hypothetical protein (encoded by transcript TGME49_286250~Signal peptide predicted by SignalP 2.0 HMM (probability 0.994) with cleavage site probability 0.518 at residue 25) → MAPSRRRSKLVSLFASGVCLVATHAWNAGAQEIVPLIAGNEDVAAALEECPTGYNLDGGVCKKEIARRPMTLCPPRASFEGGECVTEKEVKSVLTCGADELLVGDRCEVEEFIKALASCPRDYTFTGAACMRSQESKAQQYCDDGYKLSSGDLCLRDIKEKPEAVCPPGARQQGDKCFILESSPPHVACSRGFELESGMCVRVETVRPEQRCPHGYRLDGGICRNVVRLQPNAVCPAGHDFNGKECVMSQLAEPTLKCDDGYQLEGTVCVKRLEKAAKPECPAKYEYRNNVCIKQTAVKPRSECPEGSVEAAGPGKTCEAVHIADSSLVCPNDFSIYNGQCVRKTTGPMHQECALGFRNTREGVCVRETHQKAEKRCPEGLELSGDGVCTAQDSAPAHLVCDQGELTPQGTCVRVFTAETLFTCPRGFKLREPDCIRQVQKAAAATCPENAKMRGGNCIVLERFPASDNCEDDYVSDGHSSCIKYDIKSPKRTCPRAYRLFNTVCVKRLFRL, encoded by the exons ATGGCCCCGTCTCGCCGTCGATCGAAACTCGTTTCCTTGTTCGCTTCAGGCGTTTGCCTGGTAGCGACTCACGCGTGGAACGCTGGTGCACAAGAAATCGTTCCGCTCATCGCAGGAAATGAAGATGTGGCTGCCGCTTTGGAGGAATGCCCTACTGGTTACAACCTCGACGGTGGAGTTTGTAAGAAGGAAATTGCCAGGAGGCCCATGACGCTGTGTCCGCCTCGCGCATCCTTCGAG GGCGGGGAGTGCGTAAccgagaaggaagtgaaaaGCGTGTTGACATGCGGCGCGGACGAGCTGTTGGTAGGCGACCGGTGTGAAGTGGAAGAGTTCATCAAGGCTTTGGCTAGCTGTCCACGGGACTACACGTTCACTGGGGcggcgtgcatgcgttcccaGGAGTCGAAGGCTCAGCAGTACTGCGACGACGGCTACAAGCTGTCGAGCGGGGATCTCTGCCTGCGCGACATCAAGGAGAAGCCTGAGGCAGTTTGTCCACCCGGCGCGCGGCAGCAAGGTGACAAGTGCTTCATTCTGGAAAGCTCCCCGCCACACGTGGCGTGCAGTCGAGGCTTTGAACTCGAGAGCGGCATGTGCGTCCGCGTCGAGACAGTGCGTCCGGAGCAAAGATGCCCCCACGGGTATCGCCTGGATGGCGGCATCTGTCGAAATGTCGTGCGGCTGCAGCCGAACGCAGTGTGTCCAGCTGGGCACGACTTCAATGGGAAAGAATGTGTGATGTCGCAGCTCGCAGAGCCGACACTGAAGTGTGACGACGGGTACCAGCTCGAAGGCACCGTCTGCGTGAAGCGGCTGGAGAAGGCAGCCAAGCCCGAGTGTCCGGCAAAGTACGAGTACAGGAACAACGTGTGCATCAAGCAGACGGCTGTGAAGCCGCGGAGCGAGTGTCCAGAAGGCAGCGTCGAGGCGGCCGGGCCGGGCAAAACGTGCGAAGCGGTCCACATTGCGGACTCTTCGCTCGTGTGTCCGAACGACTTCTCGATCTACAACGGCCAGTGCGTGCGGAAAACCACGGGACCGATGCACCAGGAATGCGCCTTGGGCTTCCGAAACACCCGCGAAGGCGTCTGCGTGCGCGAAACCCACCAGAAAGCCGAAAAACGCTGCCCGGAGGGCCTCGAGTTGTCCGGGgacggtgtatgtacagcccAAGACAGCGCGCCCGCGCACCTCGTGTGTGACCAAGGGGAACTCACTCCCCAGGGAACGTGCGTCCGGGTTTTCACCGCCGAAACGCTTTTCACGTGTCCTCGCGGGTTCAAACTCCGCGAACCCGACTGCATCAGACAAGTCCAAAAGGCCGCCGCGGCCACCTGTccagaaaacgcaaagatGCGCGGGGGAAACTGCATCGTCCTCGAGAGATTCCCTGCCTCGGACAACTGCGAAGACGACTACGTCAGTGACGGGCATTCCAGTTGCATCAAGTACGACATAAAAAGCCCCAAACGCACCTGTCCGCGCGCGTATCGCCTCTTCAACACAGTCTGCGTCAAACGCTTATTCCGCCTCTAA
- a CDS encoding tetratricopeptide repeat-containing protein (encoded by transcript TGME49_286260~Signal peptide predicted by SignalP 2.0 HMM (probability 0.518) with cleavage site probability 0.238 at residue 130) → MAGRRLSSSRGLPLLSRLPHTKASFLHLPSSSSRLSSSFPPSRLSSSRLSSSRLSSSRLSASALPASSSSSHLASSAAACSWPGPGVSPRLPRQPPARLFPLFSFPASPHASPGFSAVCSALSLPSCSFASESGQVGDGELLRRVEAAAARLTQEAEKRRLRQAEPHELDNHAAFSPPPSNRSPFSSLSPQSPSSPPSHSSSLPLANAVGRDELLEKGGETLPAGPESTFVDVGYRVEKVSHWASAMNQLQSTLLLLHACPAEGGLKAELRRVAAKAYLDMAMLSHQCNKLDAAADAYQRALGFYLEQLLQDDLLCKEIETNTQREEAALSRSAALDIANCLSCVGVVEADRQNTAKAVEYLEQAMLWKASLVHSLPLAPLLKDLERQTGRTSSSLSSTKEARDERRQAMEIPLEPEGLFFDTMNSLGGIYLRQGKVRESTAVLRFAVKCMYSLGELYTGQRFRPLGRNHKRAEVQTVAETADDASEEPLTLGKLFHGDRKEEMSPKAPSSPSSLSSPSSSSLPSSLPSADASPGREQDAFAFFLTALCQHINEERRVLREEARRAAEQAEERKRELRRMQVKQMEARAGIPAERSEPSQDAPATAEGERREEGRSERKEGDTKEPCVAGTPAKTKMRSGAESLLPYGTIVFYNLSQSLLALGKHAEARDAVEKAEALAQLARKPDLESRVAALKVALSAPSV, encoded by the exons ATGGCGGGTCGCCgactgtcttcttctcgcggtttgccgcttctgtctcgccttcctcacaCGAAAGCGTCCTTCTTACATCTcccctcctcgtcctctcgtttatcttcctccttccctccctctcgcttatcttcctctcgcttatcttcctctcgtttatcttcctcgcgtttatctgcctctgctttgcccgcttcctcgtcttcttcccatttggcttcttctgctgctgcttgtTCATGGCCTGGCccaggtgtctctcctcggctTCCGCGACAGCCCCCTgctcgtctgtttcctctcttttcttttcctgcttctccgcatGCTTCCCCTGGCTTCTCTGCGGTttgctctgctctctctttgcccTCTTGCTCCTTCGCCTCGGAATCCGGCCAAGTAGGAGACGGCGAACTTCTGCGGCGCGTCGAggctgctgcggcgcgcCTGAcgcaagaagcagagaaaaggagactgAGACAGGCGGAGCCACACGAGCTTGACAACCATGCAGCTTTCAGTCCTCCCCCCTCCAAtcgttctcctttttcttctttgtctcctcagtctccctcttctccgccgtcgcATTCGTCATCTCTGCCTCTGGCGAATGCtgtggggagagacgagctACTGGAGAAAGGCGGCGAAACGCTGCCGGCCGGTCCAGAGTCCACTTTCGTGGATGTCGG GTATCGCGTGGAGAAGGTTTCGCACTGGGCGTCGGCGATGAATCAGCTTCAGTCcactcttctgctgctgcatgcCTGTCCGGCAGAAGGAGGCCTCAAAGCTGAGTTGCGCAGAGTCGCCGCGAAAGCGTATCTCG ATATGGCGATGCTTTCTCACCAGTGCAATAAACTGGATGCGGCCGCGGACGCGTACCAGCGAGCGCTGGGCTTCTATCTGGAGCAATTGCTTCAAGACGATCTCTTGTGCAAAGAGATAGAAACGAAcactcagagagaagaggccgcgctctcgcgctctgcTGCTCTCGACATCGCcaactgtctctcctgcgtcg GTGTCGTCGAAGCGGATCGCCAAAATACTGCAAAGGCAGTGGAGTATCTCGAGCAAGCGATGCTGTGGAA AGCCAGCCTGGTGCACAGCTtgcctctcgctcctctgctGAAGGatctcgagagacagacgggaaggacttcttcttctctttcctcgacgaaggaggcgcgcGACGAACGGCGGCAAGCGATGGAGATTCCGCTCGAGCCAGAAGGACTGTTTTTCGACACCATGAACAGCCTAGGCGGCATTTACCTGCGACAAGGGAAAGTGCGGGAGAGCACCGCGGTTCTGCGCTTCGCCGTcaagtgtatgtacagcttGGGAGAGCTGTACACTGGTCAGCGCTTTCGACCCCTGGGGAGAAACCACAAGCGCGCCGAGGTACAGACTGtggcagagacagccgacgACGCGTCTGAGGAACCTCTGACGCTGGGCAAGTTGTTCCatggagacaggaaagaggaaatgTCCCCCAAggctccctcttctccctcttctctttcatcgccttcttcttcttctcttccctcttctcttccttctgctgaTGCGTCACCTGGAAGGGAGCAAGAtgctttcgcgttttttttgacGGCGCTGTGTCAACACATTAATGAGGAGAGGCGCGTTTTGCGggaggaggcgcggcggGCGGCCGAGCAGgccgaagagaggaagcgagagctTCGCAGAATGCAGGTGAAGCAGATGGAAGCTCGCGCGGGCATCCCCGCGGAGAGGAGCGAACCAAGCCAAGACGCACCCGCGAccgcagaaggagaaaggagagaagaaggaagaagcgaaagaaaggagggCGACACGAAGGAGCCTTGCGTTGCAGGGACTCCAGCCAAAACCAAAATGCGAAGTGGCGCGGAGAGTCTGCTGCCTTACGGGACGATCGTCTTCTACAATCTAA GTCAAAGCCTTTTGGCTCTTGgaaagcatgcagaagcgCGAGATGCTGTGGAGAAG GCAGAGGCCCTCGCGCAGCTTGCGCGAAAGCCGGACCTCGAAAGCCGCGTCGCAGCTCTCAAGGTGGCTCTTTCTGCCCCTTCTGTTTGA